A genome region from Macaca nemestrina isolate mMacNem1 chromosome 15, mMacNem.hap1, whole genome shotgun sequence includes the following:
- the LOC105470629 gene encoding cleavage stimulation factor subunit 1 isoform X2 yields the protein MENDDTAVQYAIGRSDTVAPGTGIDLEFDADVQTMSPEASEYETCYVTSHKGPCRVATYSRDGQLIATGSADASIKILDTERMLAKSAMPIEVMMNETAQQNMENHPVIRTLYDHVDEVTCLAFHPTEQILASGSRDYTLKLFDYSKPSAKRAFKYIQEAEMLRSISFHPSGDFILVGTQHPTLRLYDINTFQCFVSCNPQDQHTDAICSVNYNSSANMYVTGSKDGCIKLWDGVSNRCITTFEKAHDGAEVCSAIFSKNSKYILSSGKDSVAKLWEISTGRTLVRYTGAGLSGRQVHRTQAVFNHTEDYVLLPDERTISLCCWDSRTAERRNLLSLGHNNIVRCIVHSPTNPGFMTCSDDFRARFWYRRSTTD from the exons atggaaaatgatGACACCGCAGTTCAGTATGCAATTGGTCGTTCAGATACTGTTGCCCCTGGCACAGGGATTGACCTGGAATTTGATGCAGATGTTCAGACTATGTCCCCAGAGGCTTCCGAGTATGAAACATGCTATGTCACATCACATAAAGGACCATGCCGTGTAGCTACCTATAGTAGAGATGGACAGTTAATAGCTACTGGGTCTGCTGATGCTTCAATAAAGATACTTGACACAGAGAGGATGTTGGCCAAAAGTGCCATGCCAATAGAG GTCATGATGAATGAGACCGCACAACAAAATATGGAAAACCACCCAGTGATTCGAACTCTTTATGACCATGTGGATGAAGTCACGTGCCTCGCTTTCCaccccacagaacagatcctgGCTTCTGGTTCAAGGGACTATACTcttaaattatttgattattcCAAACCATCAGCAAAAAGAGCCTTCAAATACATTCAG GAAGCTGAAATGTTACGCTCCATCTCTTTTCATCCTTCTGGAGACTTTATACTTGTCGGAACTCAGCATCCTACTCTTCGCCTTTATGATATCAACACCTTTCAATGTTTTGTGTCTTGCAATCCTCAAGATCAACACACCGATGCTATATGTTCCGTTAATTACAATTCTAGTGCCAATATGTACGTAACTGGAAGCAAGGACGGCTGCATCAAATTGTGGGATGGTGTTTCAAATCGATGCATCACAACTTTTGAGAAAGCACACGACGGTGCTGAAGTTTGTTCTGCcattttttccaaaaattctAAATACATTCTCTCAAGTGGAAAAGACTCTGTAGCTAAACTTTGGGAAATATCAACAGGACGAACGCTGGTCAGATACACGG GCGCGGGTTTAAGTGGACGCCAGGTGCACCGAACGCAGGCTGTGTTTAACCACACTGAGGACTATGTGTTGCTGCCCGACGAGAGGACGATCAGTCTTTGCTGCTGGGACTCGAGAACAGCTGAGCGGAGAAACCTGCTCTCACTGGGGCACAACAACATTGTACGCTGCATAGTGCACTCCCCCACCAACCCCGGCTTCATGACGTGCAGCGATGACTTCAGAGCGCGGTTTTGGTACCGGAGATCGACCACCGATTGA
- the LOC105470629 gene encoding cleavage stimulation factor subunit 1 isoform X1, giving the protein MYRTKVGLKDRQQLYKLIISQLLYDGYISIANGLINEIKPQSVCAPSEQLLHLIKLGMENDDTAVQYAIGRSDTVAPGTGIDLEFDADVQTMSPEASEYETCYVTSHKGPCRVATYSRDGQLIATGSADASIKILDTERMLAKSAMPIEVMMNETAQQNMENHPVIRTLYDHVDEVTCLAFHPTEQILASGSRDYTLKLFDYSKPSAKRAFKYIQEAEMLRSISFHPSGDFILVGTQHPTLRLYDINTFQCFVSCNPQDQHTDAICSVNYNSSANMYVTGSKDGCIKLWDGVSNRCITTFEKAHDGAEVCSAIFSKNSKYILSSGKDSVAKLWEISTGRTLVRYTGAGLSGRQVHRTQAVFNHTEDYVLLPDERTISLCCWDSRTAERRNLLSLGHNNIVRCIVHSPTNPGFMTCSDDFRARFWYRRSTTD; this is encoded by the exons ATGTACAGAACCAAAGTGGGCTTGAAGGACCGCCAGCAGCTCTACAAGCTGATCATTAGTCAGCTGCTATATGACGGCTACATCAGCATCGCCAATGGCCTCATCAATGAAATCAAGCCTCAGTCTGTCTGTGCACCCTCGGAGCAGCTCCTGCATCTCATCAAACTAG gaatggaaaatgatGACACCGCAGTTCAGTATGCAATTGGTCGTTCAGATACTGTTGCCCCTGGCACAGGGATTGACCTGGAATTTGATGCAGATGTTCAGACTATGTCCCCAGAGGCTTCCGAGTATGAAACATGCTATGTCACATCACATAAAGGACCATGCCGTGTAGCTACCTATAGTAGAGATGGACAGTTAATAGCTACTGGGTCTGCTGATGCTTCAATAAAGATACTTGACACAGAGAGGATGTTGGCCAAAAGTGCCATGCCAATAGAG GTCATGATGAATGAGACCGCACAACAAAATATGGAAAACCACCCAGTGATTCGAACTCTTTATGACCATGTGGATGAAGTCACGTGCCTCGCTTTCCaccccacagaacagatcctgGCTTCTGGTTCAAGGGACTATACTcttaaattatttgattattcCAAACCATCAGCAAAAAGAGCCTTCAAATACATTCAG GAAGCTGAAATGTTACGCTCCATCTCTTTTCATCCTTCTGGAGACTTTATACTTGTCGGAACTCAGCATCCTACTCTTCGCCTTTATGATATCAACACCTTTCAATGTTTTGTGTCTTGCAATCCTCAAGATCAACACACCGATGCTATATGTTCCGTTAATTACAATTCTAGTGCCAATATGTACGTAACTGGAAGCAAGGACGGCTGCATCAAATTGTGGGATGGTGTTTCAAATCGATGCATCACAACTTTTGAGAAAGCACACGACGGTGCTGAAGTTTGTTCTGCcattttttccaaaaattctAAATACATTCTCTCAAGTGGAAAAGACTCTGTAGCTAAACTTTGGGAAATATCAACAGGACGAACGCTGGTCAGATACACGG GCGCGGGTTTAAGTGGACGCCAGGTGCACCGAACGCAGGCTGTGTTTAACCACACTGAGGACTATGTGTTGCTGCCCGACGAGAGGACGATCAGTCTTTGCTGCTGGGACTCGAGAACAGCTGAGCGGAGAAACCTGCTCTCACTGGGGCACAACAACATTGTACGCTGCATAGTGCACTCCCCCACCAACCCCGGCTTCATGACGTGCAGCGATGACTTCAGAGCGCGGTTTTGGTACCGGAGATCGACCACCGATTGA